GGCCGTAATTTGCCCCGTGTAGCTCCCCGGCACCGCCAACTGAAAAATGCGCTCCATAAACGGCACTGCCAGCGAGTATTGCCGATGGCAAGCCCTGTAGCGCCTGCGATATTCCCCATTTAGCGCACTATCCCTCGGCACAATATACGGCGGGTTCGCCACCACCGCATGGTAATGCCCCGCCCGCAAAATCTGATTCAGCGCCGCAATATCCTCACTGGCAAAATGGTGCGCCATCGGTGCCCAATCCCCCAGCACCAGTTGGCTCCCCTCCCCATGCAGCAGCGAATCCCCACAGGCCACATGCAGCGGAAACGCCCGCGCATTTCTCAACTCCTTCTGGTTCGTCGCCTTCATCGCCGCCAGCAACAGCCGAAACCGAGCAATGGCCACCGCATAGGGGTTCACATCCACCCCATGCACCGCCTCCAGCGCCCTACGCGCCAGCTCCTCCACATTCGTCCCCGGCTCCTTACGCAGCCAGCGATCGAGCAACCGCTCAAACGAACCCAGCAAAAAGTGACCACTGCCACAGGCCGGGTCAATCATCCGCACCGCATCCAACCCAAACTCATCAATAGCCGGGTCTAGCGTGCGGTCTAAAACAAACTGCTCCACAAAAATCGGCGTTTGCAGCAGTGCATACTTCTTGCGCGCTGCCTCCGATAGGTCTTGGTACAGATCGCCCAAAAAGCGCGTATCCCAGCCTGGGTCAGCAAAATCGTGCACCATTGACCCCGTACCAGGGTCAATGGTTTGAAAAAACGCCAGGATTGCCTTCGCCCCATCGCCACTCAGCCAGGTGGGGTGCTGCCACAGCAAATTGCCCTCGCCAAACACCTCCTTGGCCCCCGGCAGCTTGGCCAACTCGCCAAACACCCCCAGCAGATACTCGCGATCGGTCTCGGTGGGGTGCAAGCTAAAGTACAACTCGTACTCATCCCGAGCCCGTTGCAGGTCATCCCCCAGACCCGACAGCCGGGGCGGGCTGACTAGGCCGTTGTCTTCTAAAAAGCGGGCAAACGTGGCGCTCAGCACCCAGGCCACCGCCACCTGGGTTTTGTAATCCTCGGCCCATTGGTTAAAGGTTTGGGCTGTGCGATCGGCCCGTTTGGCCTGGTCGTATTCGCCCCGCAACCGCTGCCCCACCTCTGGCACCTCTGTAGAGTCGATCCGCTCTTGCAGATCAGCTTCGAGCTTGCGTACCAGGGATTGCAGGTCGGCCAGCAGTCGGGGGCGGTTAATCATGGGGTAGCGGTGTCGTGTGAGTTAGAGCCCTCACCCCTGCCCCTCTCCCTGGGGAGAGGGGCAGGGGTGAGGGCATTGTGGCTCCATGCTAGGCGCGATCGGTTCGCCAGGGCCAGAGTGTAAGGTTTTGGCAACGTTTAATCGAGTTGCTGCTTAAACCAGGCCAGTAAGCGAGGGCTAAGGCGAATAGAGCTACGGCTTAACCTGTCTACAATTTGCGCGGCCTCTTGCCTAGTCAGCAGCCCAACCTGGCAGGCCAACAAGAGTAGCCCCAGCGTTCCTTTCACCTGAAAGCCCATAGCCTGGGCAATTTTTCGCCCCAGGCGCTCGTCGATAATGAGCCAATCGGCCTTCAGCTCTTGCCCCAGCAAAATCACATCCTGCTCGCCGATATCCAGACCCATCAAGGCTACAGGGATGGGAGACGTGAGGACAGGCTGCTGAATGACCAGCCAATCAGCCTTGCGAACAGCGTCGCTGCCGGGGCGCTGCCGACCTTGGATCACAACTTCCTCGTAAACCGACTTAGGGACGTAAACCTCGACAAAAAGCTGGTTGAGTAGCTGAAGGTGATCTGTTAGCGATAGGGCAATTAGGGGCGTAGCATTGATAATGGCCTTCATTCAACCTGGGGAGGTAAAGGCCAATCTGCTATCTCAGCCTCAGCCATCAGCTCATCTTCGGGGTAGTCGATGACGGCAAACCCGTTTTCAGACAGCAGGCGGTAAAATTCCCAGCGATCGCAGCCCAAGATTTGCGCCCCAAACCCGCC
This genomic window from Nodosilinea sp. E11 contains:
- a CDS encoding DUF3368 domain-containing protein, coding for MKAIINATPLIALSLTDHLQLLNQLFVEVYVPKSVYEEVVIQGRQRPGSDAVRKADWLVIQQPVLTSPIPVALMGLDIGEQDVILLGQELKADWLIIDERLGRKIAQAMGFQVKGTLGLLLLACQVGLLTRQEAAQIVDRLSRSSIRLSPRLLAWFKQQLD
- a CDS encoding UPF0175 family protein, with protein sequence MEVAFPNELLVALREEPEGFRQKVLIYTLGKLYEMGRISGGFGAQILGCDRWEFYRLLSENGFAVIDYPEDELMAEAEIADWPLPPQVE